One Lepus europaeus isolate LE1 chromosome 7, mLepTim1.pri, whole genome shotgun sequence DNA segment encodes these proteins:
- the LOC133764732 gene encoding putative olfactory receptor 10D4, which translates to MRNHTWVTEFILLGIPETQGLEGPLLCLFSALYLCTLLGNVLILTAIISSPRLHTPMYFFLGNLSIFDLGFSSTTAPKMLCYLSGQTQDISFQGCVAQLFFYHFLGCTECFLYTVMACDRFVAICFPLRYTVIMNHRVCSALATGTWLGGCVHATILTSLTFQLPYCGPNQVGYYFCDIPAVLPLACADTSRAQRVGFTNVGLLSLVCFSLILASYTRIGISISKIRSKEGKQRAFSTCSAHLVAILCVYGPIIIIYLQRNPSPLLGAIIQILNNLVTPTLNPLIYSLRNKDVKSALKNVFPERCFPLENK; encoded by the coding sequence ATGAGAAATCACACATGGGTGACTGAATTCATCTTGCTGGGAATCCCTGAGACACAGGGCCTCGAGGGGCCGCTTTTGTGCTTGTTCTCGGCATTATACCTGTGTACCCTCCTGGGAAACGTGCTCATCCTTACTGCTATCATCTCCTCGCCGAGGCTGCACACCCCTATGTATTTTTTCTTGGGAAACCTCTCCATCTTTGACCTGGGATTCTCTTCAACAACTGCTCCCAAGATGCTGTGCTACCTCTCAGGGCAGACTCAGGACATCTCCTTCCAGGGCTGTGTGGCTCAGCTCTTCTTCTACCATTTCCTGGGCTGCACAGAGTGTTTCCTGTACACGGTGATGGCCTGCGACCGCTTTGTTGCCATTTGCTTTCCTTTGCGATACACGGTCATCATGAACCACAGAGTGTGCTCTGCCTTGGCCACAGGGACCTGGCTGGGTGGCTGTGTCCATGCCACGatcctcacctccctcacctttCAGTTACCCTACTGTGGCCCTAACCAGGTGGGCTATTACTTCTGTGATATTCCTGCAGTGTTACCTCTAGCCTGTGCAGACACCTCTCGAGCCCAGAGGGTAGGCTTTACCAACGTTGGCCTTTTGTCTCTAGTCTGTTTTTCTCTCATCCTTGCCTCCTACACTCGCATTGGGATCTCCATATCAAAAATCCGTTCCAAAGAGGGCAAGCAACGAgcattctccacctgcagtgcccatctTGTTGCAATTCTGTGTGTTTATGGGCCAATCATCATCATCTATCTACAGCGGAACCCCAGCCCCTTGCTTGGTGCCATAATTCAGATCCTGAATAACCTTGTCACACCAACGCTGAACCCACTTATCTACAGTCTAAGGAATAAAGATGTAAAATCAGCCCTGAAGAATGTGTTCCCCGAGAGATGCTTCCCCCTGGAAAACAAATGA
- the LOC133764733 gene encoding olfactory receptor 10D1B, whose amino-acid sequence MRNISMVAEFILLGIPHTEGLETMLLILFLSFYVFTLLGNLLILLAIVSSTRLHTPMYFFLCKLSVFDIFFPSVSSPKMLFYLSGNSRTISYAGCVSQLFFYHFLGCTECFLYTVMAYDRFVAICYPLRYTIIMSHRVCAILATGTSLFGCVQATFLTTLTFQLPYCGPNDVDYYFCDIPVMLKLACADTSSLEMVGFISVGLMPLSCFLLILTSYSRIVFSILKIRSAEGRRRAFSTCSAHLTAILLFYMPVVLIYLRPTPSPSLDATVQVLNNLVTPMLNPLIYSLRNKEVKSSLRQVLHQLGFLPEKL is encoded by the coding sequence ATGAGGAATATCTCAATGGTGGCAGAGTTTATCCTGCTGGGCATCCCACACACAGAGGGTCTGGAGACCATGCTGCTTATCCTGTTTTTGTCCTTCTATGTCTTCACCCTTCTGGGGAACTTGCTCATCCTACTAGCAATTGTTTCCTCCACTCGGCTTCACACTCCTATGTACTTCTTCCTGTGCAAGTTGTCcgtttttgatatatttttcccTTCTGTGAGTTCCCCCAAGATGCTGTTCTACCTCTCAGGGAACAGCCGCACCATCTCCTATGCTGGCTGTGTGTCCCAGCTCTTCTTCTACCATTTCCTGGGCTGCACCGAGTGTTTCCTGTACACAGTAATGGCCTACGACCGCTTTGTTGCCATATGTTACCCTCTGCGATACACGATCATCATGAGTCACAGAGTGTGTGCCATCCTGGCCACTGGGACCTCATTGTTTGGCTGTGTTCAGGCCACCTTTCTAACCACTCTCACCTTCCAATTGCCCTACTGTGGCCCCAATGATGTGGACTATTACTTCTGTGATATCCCAGTGATGCTGAAGCTGGCTTGTGCAGATACCTCATCCCTGGAGATGGTGGGGTTCATCAGCGTGGGCCTCATGCCCCTCAGCTGCTTCCTTCTCATCCTCACCTCCTACAGTCGCATTGTCTTCTCCATCCTGAAGATCCGCTCTGCAGAGGGCCGACGCCGTgccttctccacctgcagcgcccacCTCACGGCTATCCTGCTTTTCTACATGCCAGTGGTCCTCATCTACCTAAGGCCGACACCAAGTCCCTCACTGGATGCAACCGTTCAGGTTCTGAATAACCTGGTGACGCCCATGCTGAACCCCTTGATCTACAGCCTTAGGAATAAAGAGGTGAAATCATCCCTAAGGCAGGTCCTGCATCAGCTGGGCTTTCTTCCTGAGAAGTTGTAA
- the VWA5A gene encoding LOW QUALITY PROTEIN: von Willebrand factor A domain-containing protein 5A (The sequence of the model RefSeq protein was modified relative to this genomic sequence to represent the inferred CDS: substituted 1 base at 1 genomic stop codon) has translation MDCLVGDPCAMVSFYPDIPEIEPSVTCGEFVFLMDCSGSMNCPRSKRDKSQLHIEAAKETLLLLLKSLSIGCYFNIYEFGSSFEAFFLDSVKHTQQAMEEAVRRVQLMNADRGDTEILTPLQDIYRRTPIAGHPLQLFIFTDGEVTVTSSVIKXVKFNSRKHRYEEKCDVSFGIGEGASTSLIKNIAQVSGDPSSPNFQELCVILKALEYLSCSLTINRLAAKSLLQTKDMVFRETLEEDKTDVLNINLES, from the exons ATGG ATTGTTTGGTGGGAGATCCATGTGCCATGGTGAGTTTCTATCCAGATATCCCAGAAATTGAACCATCAGTTACCTGTGGGGAATTCGTCTTCCTCATGGACTGCTCAGGAAGCATGAACTGCCCTAGGAGTAAACGGGATAAATCTCAACTGCACATAGAGGCAGCCAAG GAAACACTACTTTTGCTCCTGAAGAGTTTGTCCATAGGCTGTTATTTCAACATCTATGAATTTGGATCTTCCTTTGAGGCATTCTTTCT GGACAGTGTAAAGCACACCCAGCAAGCCATGGAGGAGGCAGTGAGAAGAGTACAGCTCATGAATGCAGACCGAGGGGACACTGAAATCTTGACACCACTCCAAGACATTTACAGAAGAACCCCCATTGCAGGCCACCCCT tacagCTTTTCATCTTCACAGATGGAGAAGTTACTGTTACATCTAGTGTAATTAAATAAGTTAAGTTCAACAGCAGGAAGCACAGGTATGAAGAGAAATGTG ATGTCTCATTTGGTATTGGAGAAGGTGCCTCCACCagcctaataaaaaacattgctCAGGTTTCAGGagatccttcctc CCCTAACTTTCAGGAGCTCTGTGTAATACTGAAGGCTCTGGAATATTTGTCTTGTAGCCTCACCATTAACCGCCTTGCTGCAAAATCCCTGCTCCAGACCAAAGACATGGTCTTCAGAGAAACTCTCGAAGAAGATAAAACAGATGTGTTGAACATAAACCTTGAGTCTTGA